Proteins from one Syngnathus scovelli strain Florida chromosome 17, RoL_Ssco_1.2, whole genome shotgun sequence genomic window:
- the LOC125985277 gene encoding monocyte chemotactic protein 1B-like, which yields MTALNLVPFFLVAVMLPCVLADGGLASCCRKISDTHVHRGLLTKYYVQRPPACSLHVVVFITVQKKRICADPYKLWTLTSKAYLDGKNSHAKKNDTQRKHTISRELQ from the exons ATGACAGCTCTTAACTTGGTCccattttttttggttgctgtcATGTTGCCCTGCGTTTTAGCTGACG gaGGATTGGCCAGTTGTTGTCGCAAAATCTCTGACACGCACGTCCATCGAGGTCTGCTGACCAAGTACTACGTTCAACGACCGCCTGCTTGTTCTTTGCACGTTGTGGT TTTCATCACAGTACAAAAGAAAAGAATCTGCGCTGACCCTTACAAGCTGTGGACCCTAACCAGCAAGGCATACCTCGATGGGAAGAACAGCCATGCCAAAAAGAACGACACGCAAAGGAAGCACACAATTTCTCGTGAACTGCAGTAA